Within Streptomyces sp. SS1-1, the genomic segment CGCCGAAGGGGCCGGTCCGTGTGCTCGGGCGTTCGCGGCGGGCGTCCGCCGAGGTGGGCGCGATCTCTCCGCCGCAGGTCAGCGAGGCGGAGACAGGCCCGTGGGGCGGGTGGGGCGAGCCGGTGCGACTGCCACTGGTCTGAACCGGTCCGGCGCGAGGACACGCGCCGGTTTCTGGTCATCTTTGATGACCGGTCATACCGCCTCAGATGCCCGGAACACGACGTTCCGGGATCAGGGGCGTGTCCACGACGTGTCAGACGCGGGTGGCGGCCTCGCTGTCGGGGTGGATGGTGAGGACCTGGTCCAGCCCGACGATGCTCAGGACGCGCAGCGTGTTGGGTGGTACGGCCGCCAGTACCAGCTGCCCTCCGGCGGACTGCGCGTGGTGGTGCGCGGCGATCAGGGCGGTGATGCCGCTGGAGTCGCAGAAGTCCAGGGCGCCCAGGTCGACGACGAGGCGCTGGCCTGGGCGGACGGTGACCGTCGGGAGGAGGTCGCGGAACTGCCCGGCGTTCAGGTAGTCCAGGTCTCCTGCGACCTCCAGGACCGGTCCGGTCGCGGCGTCTCGGGTCGTGATCTTCAGTGCGTTCATCATGTGCCGCTCATCGGGTTTCGCTCGTCGGGTCGTCGGAGGAGGGGACGCCGATCGCGAGAAGGGCGGTGTCGTCGTCGAGGCCGTCCCCGAAGCCCGCCAGCAGGCCGCCGAGGGCCTCGATGACGGCGTGCGGGGGTCTGCCGGCCTGGGTCGCGGCGAAGGCCAGCAGGGCCTCGTCGCCGTAGAGGCTGGTGCGGTCCGTGCCGGTGCGGGCCTCGGTGAGCCCGTCGGTGTAGAGCAGCAGGGTGTCGCCGGGGCCGAGGGTGGTGCTCGCGGCGGTGAAGGGCGCGCTGGGCAGGACGCCGATCAGCAGTCCGCCCGGCGTAGGCAGGTACGTGGCGGTGCCGTCGGCGCGCAGCACCACCGCGGGCGGGTGGCCGCCGGAGGCGAGGTGGACGGTGAGGCGCCCGGCGGCCGGGTCGGGGTCGATGGTGCCGAAGACGGCCGTGCAGTAGCGCGGGTCGCCGCTCGCGGAGTAGCGCTCGTGCAGCACCTGGTTGAGGGTCGTCAGGGCCGAGACCGGGTCCGGGTCGTGCAGGGCGGCGGCGCGCAGGGTGTAGCGGGTCAGCGAGGTGAGGGCCGCGGCCTGGGGGCCCTTGCCGCACACGTCGCCGAGGAAGAACCCGAAGCGTTTGCCGTCCAGCGGGAAGACGTCGTAGAAGTCGCCGCCCAGCCGGTCGGGGGAGGCCGTGTGGTAGTGGGCGGCCGCCTCCGCCCCGGGCAGCTCGGGCAGGATGTCGGGGAGCAGGGACTGCTGGAGCACGGCGAAGGTGTCCTGGAGGCGGGCCCGGTCGGCCTCGGCCTGGCGGCGTGCCTCCTCGGCGAGCCGCTGCCGGCGCAGCAGCTCCTCCTCGTAGGCGCGCCGGTCCCGGGCGTCGAAGACGGTGGTGCGGATCAGCAGGGGCTCACCGGTGGTGCCGTGCTTGACGACGGAGGACACCAGGACGGGCATCCGGCCGCCGCCGGCCTGCTTGATCTCCAGGGCGATGCCGTTGATGTGGCCCTGCATGCGCAGCAGTGGCGCGAAGTGCGTCTCGTGGTAGAGCTTGCCGCCGACCGTCAGCAGGTCGGTGAAGCGCAGCCGGCCGACCACGTCCTGCCGGGCCAGGCCGAGCCAGCCCAGCAGCGTGCTGTTGATCTTGGCGATCGTCCCGTCCATGAGGGTGGACAGGTAGCCGCACGGTGCGCTCTCGTACAAGTCCTCGGCACTGTCCTCCAGCAGGGCGGCGAAGGCGGCCTGGGCCGTCTTGTCGTCGTCGGCGTCGTGCGGGTCGGAGTGCTGCCCGGCCCGCGCCATCATCCTAGTCCGGCGAGGAACGCGACGATGGCCTCGTTGGTGGCCTCCGGCGCGGACAGGTGGGGGCAGTGCCCGGTGGCGTCCAGCGTCACCAGCGTGGAGCCGGGGATCTCACGGTGCACGTACGCGCCCACCTCCCGGGGGGCGATCACGTCCTGGGTGCAGTCCAGCACGAGGGTGGGCACCCGCACCCGCTTCAGGTCGTCGCGCGAGTCGGACAGGAACGTGGTCCGGGCGAAGATCCGGGCCATGTCGGGGTCGGTGGCGCAGAAGCTGTTGCGCAGCTCCTCGCCGAGCTCGGGGCGGTCGGCGTTGCCCATGATCACCGGGGCCATGGCCGCCGACCAGCCGAGGTAGTTGGACTCCAGGGAGCCCAGCAGCTCGTCGATGTCGTCCTCGCTGAAGCCGCCGCGGTAGCCGTCCTCGTCGATGTAGCGCGGGGAGGGCGCGACCATCACCAGGGCGCCGATGCGCTCCGGGGCGCTGTCGGCGGCGAGGACGCCGATCATCGCGCTGACGGAGTGTCCGACGAACACCGCGTCGCGCAGGTCGAGCGCCTCGCACACCTCGACGACGTCCTGGGCGTAGCCGTCCAGGGACCCGTAGCGGTCCTCGGAGAACGCGGACGCGTCGGAGCGTCCCGCGCCCACGTAGTCGAAGAGCACCACGCGGTGGTCGTCCGCGAGCGCGGGCACGGTCAGCCGCCACATGTTCTGGTCGCATCCGAACCCATGGGCCAGCACCACCGTGCGCCCCTGCGGGTTGCCGGTGACGGTGACGTTGTTCCTGCGGACCACATCCATACCGGCCAGTGTCGCAGCTTGACCCGGGGGCATATGACACGGGTCCGTGCCGAGGGCCGGCGTCTCCTCCCCACGGCTCACTTCTCGAAGCGGTACCCCATGCCGGGCTCCGTGATGAAGTGCTTCGGATGCGACGGGTCCGCCTCCAGCTTCCGGCGCAGCTGGGCCATGTAGACGCGGAGATAGTTCGTCTCCTTTCCGTACGACGGCCCCCAGACCTCCTGGAGCAGCTGCTTCTGGCCGACCAGACGACCGGTGTTGCGTACGAGCACCTCCAGCAGCTGCCACTCGGTGGGGGTGAGCCGGACGTCCGCACCGCCGCGGTGGACCTTCTTGGCGGCCAGGTCCACGGTGAACGCGGCGGTCTCCACGACGACGTCGCCCTCGCCTCCGCCGGTGGGTTCGGCGCGACGGACCGCTGCGCGCAGCCGGGCGAGCAGCTCGTCCATGCCGAAGGGCTTGGTGACGTAGTCGTCGGCGCCCGCGTCGAGCGCCTCGACCTTCTCGTCGGAGGTGTGCCGGGCGGACAGCACGATGATCGGCACCCGGGTCCAGCCGCGCAGGCCCTTGATCACCTCGACGCCGTCCATGTCGGGCAGTCCCAGGTCGAGGAGCACCACGTCGGGGTGGCGGGCGGCGGCGAGCTGAAGGGCGGTGGCACCGTCGTGGGCCGCGTCGACGTCGTACTTGCGCGCCTTGAGATTGATCACGAGCGCGCGCACGATCTGTGGCTCGTCCTCGACTACGAGCACCCGGGTCATGGAGTCCGCCTCTCGGTGTGTACGGGGTGGTGTGCCGGTGCGGGCCCGGCCGGAACGGGCCGGGGACGCCCCGCACCCGCCCCTCCGGCACGCAGGGTGAGGACCATCGTGAGGCCGCCGCCGGGGGTGTCCTCGGCGGTGAGGGTGCCGCCCATGGCCTCGGTGAAGCCGCGGGCGACCGCGAGGCCGAGGCCGACTCCGTTGCCGCGCGGGGCGTCGCCGTGGCGCTGGAAGGGCGCGAAGATGCGCTCCTTGGCCTCGTCGGGGACCCCGGGACCGCGGTCCACCACCCGGACCTCGACCCTCTCGCCCAGGGCGCTGGCCGAGACCAGGACGGGCTCGCCCGCCGGGCTGTACTTGACCGCGTTCTCGACGACGTTGGCGACGACCCGCTCGAGCAGGCCCTTGTCCGTGGCGACCATGGGCAGACTCTCCGGCACGTCCAGGACGACGGCCGACCCGGCGTCGGGTATGCCGCCCATCGCCACGGGGACCACCTCGTCCAGGTCGATGTCACGGATCAGCGGCGTGACGGTGCCGGTCTGCAGGCGCGACATGTCGAGGAGGTTGCCGACCAGGTGGTCGAGCCGGTCGGCGCCCTCCTCGATGGCGGCCAGCAGCTCGGCCCGGTCCTCCTCGGACCACTCCACGTCGTCCGAGCGCAGGGACGACACCGACGCCTTGATCCCGGCGAGCGGGGTGCGCAGATCGTGGCTGACGGCCGCCAGCAGCGCGGTGCGGATCCGGTTGCCCTCGGCCAGGGCCTTGGCCCGCTCCGCCTCCTGCTGCAGCCGCCGGCGGTCCAGGACCACGGCGGCCTGGGCCGCGAACGCGGCCAGCACCCGGCGGTCGGACGCCGGCAGCACCCGCCCGGACAGGGCGAGGGCCATGTGGTCGCCCACGGGCATGTCGACGTCCGCGTCCTCGGGGCTCCGGGCGGGATGCGGCCCCGCACGGCCCGCACAGGTCCAGGGGGCGATGTCGCTGCTCCTCTCCAGCAGGGCCGCCGACTCCATGCCGAAGGTCTCCCGGACGCGCTCCAGCAGCGCCTCCAGGCTGGTCTCGCCGCGCAGCACGCTGCCGGCCAGGTAGGACAGGATCTCCGACTCGGCACGCAGCCGGGCGGCCTGCTGGGTGCGCCGGGCCGCCAGGTCCACCACCGACGCCACCGACACCGCGACACCGACGAAGATCACTATGGCGACGATGTTCTTCGGGTCGGAGATCGTGAGTGTGTGGAAGGGCGGGGTGAAGAACCAGTTCAGCAGGGCGGAGCCCACCACCGCCGAAGCCAGTGCCGGGTACAGGCCGCCGAGCAGGGCCGCCGCCACGGTCAGCGTCAGGAACAGCAGCATGTCGTTGGCCAGACCGGCGTCGGACACCGAGAGCAGCAGGGTGAGCAGTACGGGTCCCACGACTCCGGCGAGCCAGCCCCACAGGACCCGTGTCCTGCCCAGCCGCGCGCCCCGCGCCACAGGCAGCCCGCGCCCTTTGCCCGCCTCGTCGTGCGTGATCAGGTGCACGTCCAGGTCGGGACCCGACTCCCGGGCCACCGTCGCGCCCACGCCCGGTCCGAACACGTACTGCCAGCTCTTGCGGCGCGAGACGCCCAGCATGATCTGGGTCGCGTTCACCCCCCGCGCGAAGTCCAGCAGGGCCGCCGGGACGTCCTCACCCACCACGTGGTGGAAGGTGCCCCCCAGGTCCTCCACCAGGGTGCGCTGGACGGCCAGCTCCTTGGGCGAGGCCGCGGTCAGCCCGTCGCCGCCGGCGACGTAGACGGCCAGCACCTCGCCGCCCGCGCCCTTCTCCGCCAGGCGGACCGCCCGTCGGATGAGGGTGCGGCCCTCGGGCCCGCCGGTCAGACCGACCACGATGCGCTCGCGCGAGCCCCAGATCCTCGACACCCGGTGCTCGCTGCGGTACCGCGTCAGGTACTCGTCGACCCGGTCGGCCACCCACAGGAGGGCCAGCTCCCGCAGGGCGGTGAGGTTGCCGGGCCGGAAGTACCGGGACAGTGCCGCGTCCACCTTGTCCGGCGTGTAGACGTTGCCGTGCGCCATCCGCCGCCGCAGCGCCTGCGGCGACATGTCGACCAGCTCGATCTCGTCCGCGCGCCGGACCACTTCGTCCGGGACGGTCTCGCGCTGCCGCACTCCCGTGATCGACTCCACGACGTCGCCGAGGGACTCCAGGTGCTGGATGTTCACCGTCGATATCACGTCGACACCGGCCGCCAGCAGTTCCTCCACGTCCTGCCAGCGCTTGGCGTTGCGGGAGCCGGGCACGTTGGTGTGGGCGAGCTCGTCCACCAGCGCCACCCGCGGACGCCGCGCCAGGACCGCGTCGACGTCCATCTCGGTGAAGAGGGTGCCGCGGTACTCCAGCTCCCGGCGGGGGATCTCCTCCAGGCCGTGCAGCATGACCTCGGTGCGCGGCCGCCCGTGATGCTGCACGAAGGCCACCACGCAGTCGGTGCCGCGTTCGGTCCGGCGGTGTGCCTCGGACAGCATGGCGTACGTCTTGCCGACGCCCGGTGCGGCACCGAGGTAGATCCTGAGCTTCCCGCGTGCCATGTTCTCGTCTCTGCTCTCGTCGGCTCTCGTGTGCGGTTCCGGCAGGGGTGGGGGACGGGCTCACGCCTCGGGCGGTGGCCCGTCCCCGGACGGTGAGGAGGTGGCGGAGGCGGTGACACCCTCCTCCAGTGTGCGGCGGGGACGGGCCGGGCGGCCCCGTCAGCTCTTCGCCAGGAGTTCCCTGAGCGCTATGTTGAGTTCCAGGGCGTTCACCCGGGGCTCGCCCATGAAGCCGAGCGTGCGGCCCTCGGTGTGCTCGTCCACCAGCCTCTGGACCCGGGCCGCGGACAGGCCGTTCCTCTCCGCGACCCGGTGCACCTGGAGGTCGGCGTACGCGGGCGAGATGTCCGGATCCAGACCGGAGCCGGAGGAGGTGACCGCGTCCGCGGGCACCTGGGACGGCTTCACCTTGTAGGCGCGCGTGGAGTTGTCCTTGACGACGGCGGCCTTGGCGTCCTTCACCCACTGGATGAGCTCCTCGTTGTCCCCGGACCGGTTGGTCGCGCCGGACAGGATGAGCGTGTACTGGGTGTTGACGCTGTTGGTGCCGAGGCCGTTCTGCGGGCGGCCCTGGAACCACTTCAGGTCCGGTGCCGGGGTTTCCTGGCCCTTCTTCAGCGGCAGGTTGTACGCCTGGCCGATCAGGGAGGAGCCGACGACCTTGTCGTCCGCCTTGATCTCGGAGCCGTTCGCCTTGTCGTGGAACAGCCCTTGCGCGATGCCGGTGACGACCAGCGGGTAGAGGACGCCGGTCACCAGGGTCAGCACGAGGAGGGCGCGCAGGCCCGCTCCGAGCAGCCGGGCGGTGTTGGATACGGAGTTGTTCATGGCGGTGTCAGCCGATCCCGGGAATGAGGGAGATGAGCAGATCGATGATCTTGATGCCGATGAAGGGGGCGACCAGGCCGCCGAGGCCGTAGATCGTCAGATTGCGCCGCAGCAGCTTGTCGGCGCTGACCGGCCGGTACTGCACGCCCTTCAGCGACAGCGGCACCAGGGCGATGATGACAAGGGCGTTGAAGATCACCGCGGACAGGATCGCGGAGTCCGGTGAGGACAGGCCCATGATGTTGAGCTTGTCCAGGCCGGGGTACACCGCAGCGAACAGCGCCGGGATGATCGCGAAATACTTCGCGACGTCGTTGGCGAGGGAGAACGTCGTCAGCGCGCCACGCGTGATCAGGAGCTGCTTGCCGATCTCCACGATCTCGATGAGCTTGGTCGGGTCGGAGTCGAGGTCGACCATGTTGCCGGCCTCCTTGGCGGCCGACGTGCCGGTGTTCATCGCCACACCCACGTCCGCCTGCGCCAGCGCGGGGGCGTCGTTGGTGCCGTCACCGGTCATCGCGACGAGCTTGCCGCCGGCCTGCTCCCGCTTGATCAGCGCCATCTTGTCCTCGGGAGTCGCCTCCGCGAGGAAGTCGTCGACGCCCGCCTCCTCGGCGATCGCCTTCGCGGTCAGTGGGTTGTCCCCCGTGATCATGACGGTTCTGATGCCCATGCGGCGCAGTTCCCCGAACCGCTCCCGCATACCGTCCTTGACCACGTCCTTGAGGTGGACGACACCCAGGACGCGGGCGCCGCCGTCGTCCTCCACGGCGACCAGCAACGGCGTGCCGCCCGCCTCGGAGATGCGCCTGACCAGCGGTTCGGCGTCCTCGGCGACGGTCCCGCCCCGTTCCCGGACCCAGGCGACGACCGAACCGGCCGCGCCCTTGCGGATCTTGCGCCCGTCCACGTCCACCCCCGACATGCGGGTCCGGGCGGTGAAGGCGATCCACGCGGCGTCCACCAGTTCGCCCTGGTGGCGCTCGCGCAGTCCGTACCTCTCCTTGGCGAGGACGACGACGGAACGGCCCTCGGGCGTCTCGTCGGCCAGCGACGAGAGCTGGGCGGCGTCCGCGACCTCGGCCTCGGTGGTGCCCCGCACCGGTACGAACTCGGCGGCCTGCCGGTTGCCGAGGGTGATCGTGCCGGTCTTGTCCAGCAGCAGCGTCGACACGTCGCCGGCCGCCTCCACGGCCCGGCCGGACATGGCCAGCACATTGCGCTGCACCAGCCGGTCCATCCCCGCGATGCCGATCGACGACAACAGCGCGCCGATCGTCGTCGGGATGAGGCACACCAGCAGTGCCACCAGCACGACCATCGTCAGATGGGTGCCCGCGTAGTCCGCGAACGGCGGCAGGGTCGCCACCGCGAGCAGGAAGACGATCGTCAGCGACGCCAGCAGGATGTTCAGCGCGATCTCGTTGGGCGTCTTCTGCCGGGCCGCGCCCTCCACGAGGTCGATCATCCGGTCGATGAACGTCTCGCCCGGCTTCGTCGTGATCCTGATGACGATCCGGTCGGACAGCACCTTCGTACCGCCGGTCACGGCGCTGCGGTCGCCGCCGGACTCGCGGATGACCGGAGCCGACTCACCGGTGACCGCCGACTCGTCGACGGACGCGACGCCCTCGACGACGTCACCGTCGCCGGGGATGACGTCGCCGGCCTCGCAGACCACCCGGTCGCCGATCCTCAGATCCGTGCCGGGGACCTGCTCCTGAGAGCCGTCCGGGAGGAGCCGCCGGGCCACCGTTCCGGTCTTGGCCTTGCGCAGGGTGTCGGCCTGCGCCTTGCCGCGGCCCTCGGCGACGGCCTCCGCCAGGTTGGCGAAGACGACCGTCAGCCACAGCCAGGCACTGATGGTCCAGCCGAACCAGTCACCGGGGTCCGTGAAGGAGAAGACGGTGGTCAGGACGGAGCCGACCAGGACCACGAACATGACGGGCGACTTGATCATCACCCGCGGGTCGAGCTTGCGGAACGCGTCCGGCAGGGAGGTGACGAGCCGGCGGGGGTCGAAGAGGCCCGCACCCACGCGGCCTCGGGGGATCGGGTGCTCCGGGGGCACGTCGCTGTGCGGCGCCTGGGTCGGAGTGGTGGCTGTGGACATCGTGTCCTCTTGCTTCTGTGTACGCGTGGTCATGCCGCCAGCCCTTCGGCGAGCGGGCCCAGCGCGAGCGCCGGGAAGTACGTCAGACCGGTGATGATCAGGATCGTGCCCACCAGCAGGCCCGTGAACAGCGGCTTTTCCGTGCGCAGGGTGCCCGCCGTCGCCGGGATCGGCCGCTGCCCGGCGAGCGAGCCCGCCAGCGCCAGGACGAACACCATCGGCAGGAACCGGCCGAGCAGCATCGCGAGGCCGATCGTGGTGTTGAACCACTGGGTGTCCGCGCTCAGGCCGGCGAAGGCCGAGCCGTTGTTGTTGGCGCCCGAGCTGTAGGCGTAGAGGATCTCGCTGAAACCGTGAGCGCCGGAGTTGGTCATCGAGTGGACCGGCATCGGGAGAGCCATCGCGGCTGCGGTGAGGACGAGCACCAGGGCCGGGGTGACCAGGATGTAGCAGGCGGCCAGCTTGATCTCGCGGGTGCCGATCCTCTTGCCCAGGTACTCCGGCGTACGGCCCACCATCAGACCCGCGACGAACACCGCGATGACGGCCATGATCAGCATGCCGTACAGGCCGGAGCCCACACCACCGGGCGCTATCTCCCCGAGCTGCATGCCCAGCAGTTGGATGCCGCCGCCGAAGCCCGTGAAGGAGGAGTGGGAGGAGTTGACCGCACCGGTCGA encodes:
- a CDS encoding potassium-transporting ATPase subunit C gives rise to the protein MNNSVSNTARLLGAGLRALLVLTLVTGVLYPLVVTGIAQGLFHDKANGSEIKADDKVVGSSLIGQAYNLPLKKGQETPAPDLKWFQGRPQNGLGTNSVNTQYTLILSGATNRSGDNEELIQWVKDAKAAVVKDNSTRAYKVKPSQVPADAVTSSGSGLDPDISPAYADLQVHRVAERNGLSAARVQRLVDEHTEGRTLGFMGEPRVNALELNIALRELLAKS
- a CDS encoding alpha/beta fold hydrolase, translating into MDVVRRNNVTVTGNPQGRTVVLAHGFGCDQNMWRLTVPALADDHRVVLFDYVGAGRSDASAFSEDRYGSLDGYAQDVVEVCEALDLRDAVFVGHSVSAMIGVLAADSAPERIGALVMVAPSPRYIDEDGYRGGFSEDDIDELLGSLESNYLGWSAAMAPVIMGNADRPELGEELRNSFCATDPDMARIFARTTFLSDSRDDLKRVRVPTLVLDCTQDVIAPREVGAYVHREIPGSTLVTLDATGHCPHLSAPEATNEAIVAFLAGLG
- a CDS encoding response regulator, translating into MTRVLVVEDEPQIVRALVINLKARKYDVDAAHDGATALQLAAARHPDVVLLDLGLPDMDGVEVIKGLRGWTRVPIIVLSARHTSDEKVEALDAGADDYVTKPFGMDELLARLRAAVRRAEPTGGGEGDVVVETAAFTVDLAAKKVHRGGADVRLTPTEWQLLEVLVRNTGRLVGQKQLLQEVWGPSYGKETNYLRVYMAQLRRKLEADPSHPKHFITEPGMGYRFEK
- a CDS encoding ATP-binding protein, whose amino-acid sequence is MARGKLRIYLGAAPGVGKTYAMLSEAHRRTERGTDCVVAFVQHHGRPRTEVMLHGLEEIPRRELEYRGTLFTEMDVDAVLARRPRVALVDELAHTNVPGSRNAKRWQDVEELLAAGVDVISTVNIQHLESLGDVVESITGVRQRETVPDEVVRRADEIELVDMSPQALRRRMAHGNVYTPDKVDAALSRYFRPGNLTALRELALLWVADRVDEYLTRYRSEHRVSRIWGSRERIVVGLTGGPEGRTLIRRAVRLAEKGAGGEVLAVYVAGGDGLTAASPKELAVQRTLVEDLGGTFHHVVGEDVPAALLDFARGVNATQIMLGVSRRKSWQYVFGPGVGATVARESGPDLDVHLITHDEAGKGRGLPVARGARLGRTRVLWGWLAGVVGPVLLTLLLSVSDAGLANDMLLFLTLTVAAALLGGLYPALASAVVGSALLNWFFTPPFHTLTISDPKNIVAIVIFVGVAVSVASVVDLAARRTQQAARLRAESEILSYLAGSVLRGETSLEALLERVRETFGMESAALLERSSDIAPWTCAGRAGPHPARSPEDADVDMPVGDHMALALSGRVLPASDRRVLAAFAAQAAVVLDRRRLQQEAERAKALAEGNRIRTALLAAVSHDLRTPLAGIKASVSSLRSDDVEWSEEDRAELLAAIEEGADRLDHLVGNLLDMSRLQTGTVTPLIRDIDLDEVVPVAMGGIPDAGSAVVLDVPESLPMVATDKGLLERVVANVVENAVKYSPAGEPVLVSASALGERVEVRVVDRGPGVPDEAKERIFAPFQRHGDAPRGNGVGLGLAVARGFTEAMGGTLTAEDTPGGGLTMVLTLRAGGAGAGRPRPVPAGPAPAHHPVHTERRTP
- a CDS encoding STAS domain-containing protein, with protein sequence MNALKITTRDAATGPVLEVAGDLDYLNAGQFRDLLPTVTVRPGQRLVVDLGALDFCDSSGITALIAAHHHAQSAGGQLVLAAVPPNTLRVLSIVGLDQVLTIHPDSEAATRV
- a CDS encoding PP2C family protein-serine/threonine phosphatase, whose translation is MARAGQHSDPHDADDDKTAQAAFAALLEDSAEDLYESAPCGYLSTLMDGTIAKINSTLLGWLGLARQDVVGRLRFTDLLTVGGKLYHETHFAPLLRMQGHINGIALEIKQAGGGRMPVLVSSVVKHGTTGEPLLIRTTVFDARDRRAYEEELLRRQRLAEEARRQAEADRARLQDTFAVLQQSLLPDILPELPGAEAAAHYHTASPDRLGGDFYDVFPLDGKRFGFFLGDVCGKGPQAAALTSLTRYTLRAAALHDPDPVSALTTLNQVLHERYSASGDPRYCTAVFGTIDPDPAAGRLTVHLASGGHPPAVVLRADGTATYLPTPGGLLIGVLPSAPFTAASTTLGPGDTLLLYTDGLTEARTGTDRTSLYGDEALLAFAATQAGRPPHAVIEALGGLLAGFGDGLDDDTALLAIGVPSSDDPTSETR
- the kdpB gene encoding potassium-transporting ATPase subunit KdpB, producing the protein MTTRTQKQEDTMSTATTPTQAPHSDVPPEHPIPRGRVGAGLFDPRRLVTSLPDAFRKLDPRVMIKSPVMFVVLVGSVLTTVFSFTDPGDWFGWTISAWLWLTVVFANLAEAVAEGRGKAQADTLRKAKTGTVARRLLPDGSQEQVPGTDLRIGDRVVCEAGDVIPGDGDVVEGVASVDESAVTGESAPVIRESGGDRSAVTGGTKVLSDRIVIRITTKPGETFIDRMIDLVEGAARQKTPNEIALNILLASLTIVFLLAVATLPPFADYAGTHLTMVVLVALLVCLIPTTIGALLSSIGIAGMDRLVQRNVLAMSGRAVEAAGDVSTLLLDKTGTITLGNRQAAEFVPVRGTTEAEVADAAQLSSLADETPEGRSVVVLAKERYGLRERHQGELVDAAWIAFTARTRMSGVDVDGRKIRKGAAGSVVAWVRERGGTVAEDAEPLVRRISEAGGTPLLVAVEDDGGARVLGVVHLKDVVKDGMRERFGELRRMGIRTVMITGDNPLTAKAIAEEAGVDDFLAEATPEDKMALIKREQAGGKLVAMTGDGTNDAPALAQADVGVAMNTGTSAAKEAGNMVDLDSDPTKLIEIVEIGKQLLITRGALTTFSLANDVAKYFAIIPALFAAVYPGLDKLNIMGLSSPDSAILSAVIFNALVIIALVPLSLKGVQYRPVSADKLLRRNLTIYGLGGLVAPFIGIKIIDLLISLIPGIG